CATCGACGTCCGCAGGTTCATATCCGGGAGGCAACGTGAGATCCGATAGTGAAATCAAACAGGACGTGGAGTGGGAACTCAAGTGGGATCGCGAAATCGACGCCACCCATATCGCGGTGGCGGTAAAGGATGGCGTTGTTACCTGCAGGTACCGGCACGCGAGTGGACGGCGGGTCCCTCGTTTGTTTCTCGTTTGACGTGAACATCAATGGAGGGCAGAACCTTATGGAAGCATTAAAGGCGGGCACATCGGCTCCTGAATTCTCATTACCAAGTACGCCCGACCAGCGCGTCGCACTGTCCGAATTTCGCGGACGGCCTGTTGTACTGATTTTCTACCCGGCCGACTGGAGCCCGGTGTGCGGCGACGAACTCGCGCTGTTCAACGAGCTTCGCGATGAGTTCGCCAAATTCGACGCCTCGCTGCTGGGGATTTCCGTGGATGGCGCGTGGTGCCATAACGCCTTCGCCAAAGACCGTGGCTACCGCATGACGCTCCTGGCCGATTTCGAACCCAAGGGCGAAGTTGCGCGCCAGTACGGTGTCTACCGAAGCAAGGAAGGGGTAAGCGAGCGTGCCCTTTTCGTCATCAAGCCCGATGGTGTGGTCCATTGGAGCCACGTCTCGCCGATTGGCGTTAACCCGGGCGCGGACGGCGTTTTGCGCGCCCTCGAATCACTTTCTGGGGGTACATCATGAGCCTGCGCGTTCCCGTGGGTCCGGACGATCACATGCGGGGTCCTGCGTCCGCCCCGCTTACGTTGGTCGAGTATGGCGATTATCAGTGCCCGTACTGCGCAGCCGCGTCTGCGATTGTGAAGCTGGTCCAGGACCAGCTTGGCCCCCGCCTCCGCTTCGTGTTCCGAAATTTCCCGCTCACCCAGGTTCATCCGCAGGCCCAGCTTGCTGCCGAAGCGGCTGAAGCCGCGGGCGCCCAAGGCAAGTTCTGGCAAATGCATGACGCGCTCTACGAAAATCAGCCGGCGCTGAGTCCTGAATTGATAGCAGCGCTTGCCCAAGGACTTGGTCTCGACATGGAGCGCTTCAACGAGGATCTGGCATCAGGGCGATTCCGCGAGCACGTTAAACGCGACTTCATGGGCGGAGTGCGCAGTGGCGTGGCGGGGACCCCAACGTTTTTCATCAATGGGGAGCGTCATGACGGTGGCTGGGATGAAGCCTCCCTCCTGAGTGCGCTACGGGCAGCAGCATATGTATAAGTAACAGGTATTCGTGAGGCGTTCCGGCTCGGCATGAGACAGATTCGGGCCCGGGGGCAGCGAGTAGGTGGCGGGTCAGCTCATGCTGGCGCGCTCTAGTAGTAAGTGAACGTTGACAAAGTGAACTTTAACAGGAGTTAAATCATGAACCTGAACCTCGGAAGAAGCATAATCATCCCTGTATTTTTCAGCCTGGCATTGATTGGTACGGCCTTTGCCGAAAGTCATGACAAGGGAGCTGTAGTACCACCGGTACCGGCGGGAAAGGTAACGCTGGGTGTCACTGTAGTTGAGACCGAGCTTATTGCTACCGGCTGGCGGGCTTCCAAGCTGATCGGTACCAAAGTCCAGAATGAATCCGGCGATAAGATCGGGGAAATTGAGGATCTGATCCTGAGCCCGGACGGGAAGTTGTCCGTGGCAATTGTGGAGG
The window above is part of the Nitrosospira sp. Is2 genome. Proteins encoded here:
- a CDS encoding BON domain-containing protein, whose protein sequence is MRSDSEIKQDVEWELKWDREIDATHIAVAVKDGVVTCRYRHASGRRVPRLFLV
- a CDS encoding redoxin domain-containing protein — its product is MEALKAGTSAPEFSLPSTPDQRVALSEFRGRPVVLIFYPADWSPVCGDELALFNELRDEFAKFDASLLGISVDGAWCHNAFAKDRGYRMTLLADFEPKGEVARQYGVYRSKEGVSERALFVIKPDGVVHWSHVSPIGVNPGADGVLRALESLSGGTS
- a CDS encoding DsbA family protein, which encodes MSLRVPVGPDDHMRGPASAPLTLVEYGDYQCPYCAAASAIVKLVQDQLGPRLRFVFRNFPLTQVHPQAQLAAEAAEAAGAQGKFWQMHDALYENQPALSPELIAALAQGLGLDMERFNEDLASGRFREHVKRDFMGGVRSGVAGTPTFFINGERHDGGWDEASLLSALRAAAYV
- a CDS encoding PRC-barrel domain-containing protein, with protein sequence MNLNLGRSIIIPVFFSLALIGTAFAESHDKGAVVPPVPAGKVTLGVTVVETELIATGWRASKLIGTKVQNESGDKIGEIEDLILSPDGKLSVAIVEVGGFLGMGKHRVAIPVRQFTQIAPKAIIAGATKEALKKLPPFVYAQ